Sequence from the Elusimicrobiota bacterium genome:
GGGTCACGGAGACCCCGGCGCTCGTGGGGCGGTCGCGGTGCACATAGGGTTTGATGAAACGGTGGGCCACCGCATCCGAGACCCCCACGGCCACGACCATGGCCAGGAGCGCCTTCACGGCCCGACCGCGCTGGACGTAGAGCCACCAGGCCAGGGCCACCGGCAGGGCGCCCCAGACCGCGATGGCGTTGCGGTCGAGGTCGGTCAGCCAGGGGAAGAAGGCGTCGAGCCAGGGATGCGTCCAGACCTGATTGATGCGATGGAAGAGACCCAGGTCCACGCCGCGCAAGAATCCCACGAGTTGGGTCATGGCGAGCCATTATACTAGAATCTCCGGCATGCTCGTCTTGTTCATCACGCTGGGCCTGCTGGCCACGGGCTTGGGCGGCCTGGTCCCCCTGGCCCAGAACCTTCTCTCCCGGCCCAGCCTGCGGCGGCTCTTCGCGTTCCGCTCGGGGATCCTGGTCGCGGTCACCTTCCTGGACATCCTGCCCGAGGCGTGGAAGTACCATCCGACCTTGGCCGGCGTCGGGGCCATGGGCGCCTTCGTCCTCTTCTACGTCATGCAGAACTTCACCATGGTCGACTCCTGCACCGAGTACCTCGAGGAGTGCCACACCCATCTGCTGGGCTGGGCCGCGCTGGCCGGGCTCTTCATCCACTCCTTCATGGACGGCTTCAACCTGGCGATCGCCTTCACGGCCACGGCCGGCGCCGGCTTGGCCGTGGGCGCGGCCATGACCCTGCACAAATTGATGGATGGGTTCACTCTGACTTCGCTGTTCCAGCAGGCCGGCTATTCCCGGACGCGCAGTCTCCTGGGACTGGCGGTCATGGCCGCGGCGACCCCGCTGGGCTGCGCGGCGAGCGCCGTCGGCCTCGCCAGCTTCAGCCCCAGCCTCATCGCCGTCCTCCTGGGCGTGGCCGGCGGCTCGTTCTTGTACCTGAGCGCGGCCGAGTTCGCGCCCCGCCTGCACAAGGCCGCCGACTTCCCCGCCTTCGCGTCCTTCGGCGCCGGGGTCGCCGTCTTCTGGGCGCTGCACTCCCTGGTCCATTAGCGGCTCTAATAGTTGCCGGATTTGATAGAATGGGATGACGCTTCACGGCCAAGGAGCCCCTTCCCCATGCGCATACTCTGCCTGAACTGCGGCAGTTCCTCCGTCAAATATCGCCTCTACGACTGGGAGAGGCAGGAGGCCCTGTCCACGGGGATCGTCGAGCGCGTGACCGTGGGGGGGTCTTTCATCGTCCATGAAGTGCCCGGCCGGGACAAGCTCACCATCAAGAGCGAATGCCCGGACCACAAGATGGCGATCAAGCTGGTCATGGACACCTTGACCCACCCCGAGCACGGCGTCATCGCCGACACCAAGAGCATCAGGGGCGTGGGGCACCGCGTGGTCCACGGCGGCGAGAAATTCGCCAAGTCGGTGCTCATCGATGACGAGGCCATCGCCGCCTTCAAGGGCATCTCGGCTC
This genomic interval carries:
- a CDS encoding phosphatase PAP2 family protein, with protein sequence MTQLVGFLRGVDLGLFHRINQVWTHPWLDAFFPWLTDLDRNAIAVWGALPVALAWWLYVQRGRAVKALLAMVVAVGVSDAVAHRFIKPYVHRDRPTSAGVSVTLRTHRPGSYGFPSNHACNTFAGATVLGMAEPPMLWPALAVAALVAYSRVYAGVHFPADVAAGALLGLLVGGAVGAGLLRFGGSARSARSKKKG
- a CDS encoding ZIP family metal transporter, encoding MLVLFITLGLLATGLGGLVPLAQNLLSRPSLRRLFAFRSGILVAVTFLDILPEAWKYHPTLAGVGAMGAFVLFYVMQNFTMVDSCTEYLEECHTHLLGWAALAGLFIHSFMDGFNLAIAFTATAGAGLAVGAAMTLHKLMDGFTLTSLFQQAGYSRTRSLLGLAVMAAATPLGCAASAVGLASFSPSLIAVLLGVAGGSFLYLSAAEFAPRLHKAADFPAFASFGAGVAVFWALHSLVH